The following is a genomic window from Micromonospora cathayae.
TTCCGCCACGCACGTTCGTCGCTGATTCGGCGGGATTCCCACGGGCGTAGCAGCGTCACGTTCGTTTCCGTTTCCGATCAGCGAATTGGTGTGAACTCACGAGGAGATTGTTGTGCGAAATTCCGATGGGACGCGGCGCGCCCGATGGCGGGCGTCGACCCCTGTCCCTCTGCTCGCGGCGCTGCTCGCGACGAATCTGGTGGTGCCTGTCCCGGCGACGGCTGCCTGGGCGGCAGGGGTGCCGGAAGGGGGAACCGGCGTGTCGGCCGAGGAGACGGCGCTGACCGCTGCGAAACGGTCCGGCCGGGTGGTGGAGGTCGCGGGCTCGACCTCGGAGGCGGCTCGCGTCGTCGCCACCCCGGAAGGCTCCCTCGTCCTGGAGACCTACGCCGCGCCGAGATGGGCCTCCCGACGTGACGGCACGGGCTGGCAGCAGATCGACACCGCGCTGCGTCTCGACGTCGACGGCGTCGTGCCGAACGCGACGCTGGCCGACGTCAGGTTCTCCGGCGGGGGCACTGCGCCGATGGTGTCGGTCGGGGTGGGCGGTGGCCAGGTGGCCCTGTCCTGGCCGGAGGCGTTGCCAGATCCCCGGCTGGAAGGGGACACCGCGATCTACGAGTCGGTGCGTCCGCAGGTGGACCTCCGTGTGCGGGCACTCTCCGACGGCTTCACCTGGTCGCTGGTGGTGCACTCGGCGCAGGCCGCGATGGACCCGACGCTGGAGACGTTGCGGTTCCGGCTCGACACGGTCGGCCTGACCAAGCGGGAACGGTCCGACGGCGGATTCGAGATTCTGAACGCAGCTGGTGAGCAGGTTCTGGGCGCGGGAAACGCCCTGATGTGGGATGCCTCCGGGGTAACCGCAAGACCGGGCGCGCGTGCCGCCGCACCCGAGCTACGGGAGGCGCTGGAGACCGCGCCTGAGCAGTCCCAACAGGCGGAACTGCCGGTGAACCTGGACGGTGACGACCTCGTCATCCAACCTGACCTCGACCTACTGCGCGGGGCCGGGACGGCCTACCCCGTGGTGATCGACCCTTGGACGACCATCGGCAAGACCTACTGGGGGTACGCCGGGTCGACCGGCGCCACCCGGGACGACGGGGTGGCCAGGGTGGGCCTGGACCCGGCCGGCTCCGGCACCTACCGGTCGTTCTTCCGGTTCAACCTCTCCGCCCTGTCCGGCAAGTCGATCCGCTCGGTGAAGTTCCTGACCGAGCTCACCCACTCCTTCTCCTGCAGCGCGACGCCGGTCAACCTCTGGCGCAGTGGCGACCTGCCCGGTGCCGGCAAGCGGGCCTGGCCCGGTCCCGGCCTTGCGCTCTGGCTCGAGCAACGCTCGGGCAACGCGCACAAGCCGTCCGGCAGCCTGGAGTGTGCCAACGACCCCCAGCCGGACCTGCCGATGGAGTTCTCCAGCGCGAACCTGAAGAACGACGTGACCGACCACCGGGGGGACGGCAACTACACCCTCGCCCTGTCGACCCGGCAGTCCGACGGCTCGTCGGAGACGACGAGCACCTGGTGGAAGAAGTTCGACCCGGCCCAGACCAAGCTCTCGGTCGAGTACAACACCAACCCGAACACCCCCACCGCCGCGCAGTTGGCAACCCACGCCGACTACGCGACGGCGGCCCTCGCCTGCGTCACGGGCACCGCGCGGCCGGCGGTCCGGTCCCGGTTCCCGTGGTTGAAGGCCACGGTCACCGACCCGGACGGCGGAAACGGCGGCACCCTCTCCGGGGTGTTCAGCCTGCAGAAGTGGAACGGCAGTGCCTGGGCGGCGGTGTCGGGGTGGCCGCGGACGGACGCGGGCGTGGCCCCGGGAGCGCGGGCCGAGGTGCAGTTCACCACTGAGACCGTGAACGGCGAGCAGTACCGGTGGCAGGCGCAGACCAAGGACACCCTTGGCGGTTCGTCGGGGTTGTCGCCCTGGTGTGAATTCACCGTGGACTACGCCCCGCCGTCGAACGGACCGTCGGTCACGCCCGCCGACGGCCTCTACCTGGAGTCGCCGCCGTACGGCACCAACCAGGACAAGCGTGGTGCCAAGGGCTTCTCGGGCCGCTTCACGTTCTCGGCCAACGGGGTTGCCGACGTGTACGACTACGTCTACCAGGTGTCGGGTGGTCCGCAACAGACCGTGTTGGCAGCCAGCCCTGGCGGGGCGGCGACCGTGTGGGTGACGCCCTACCGGGAGGGCGAGAACATCCTGACCGTCTGGAGTCGGGACCAGGTCGGCAACACGTCCGACCCGTACAGCTACGTCTTTCTCGTCGACGGCCCGACCGCCGAGAAGGCTGCCTGGGCGATGAACGAGGGCACCGGGACCAGCCTGGGTAATCGTATCGACGGCGCCCCTGCCGCGACGCTGCAGAACGGCCCCGCCTGGACGGACACCCGGCTGATCGGCACGCACGAGACCCGGGGCCGGGACCGGGCCGTCGACTTTGACGGCGTCGATGACCTCGCCACGACGACCGGCGCGGTGATCGACACCACACGCAGCTTCTCCGTCGCCGCCTGGGTACGCCCCGACGCGATCGTCGGATCCCACGTCGTGCTGTCCCAACCGGCCACCAACCGGAGCCCCTTCGAGCTGCAGTACTACCCGACGACCCAGAAGTGGTGTTTCGTCACGTACTCGGCCGACGCGGTGAACAGCACATCCAACACCACTCCGGCCTGTGCCAGTGCTGCGGTCCGGGTGGGCGTCTGGACCCACCTGACCGCCGTCTACGACGTGGCTGCTCCCCAGCAGTTGGCGCTCTACGTCAACGGCGTGCGGGACGGCACCGGCTCGACGGCACCGATGTGGGCCTCGACCGGCACGTTCACGATCGGCGCAGCCCGCAACGGGTCGACGACCGCCCGGTTCAACGGAGCGATCGACGACGTCCGGGTCTGGGACCGAGTCCTCGACCCGACGGTCGACATCGAACCGATCACCAGTCCGGTCCTGACCGGGCAGTGGGAGATGGAGGACTACGACGAGGAGGACCCCCGTCAGGAGGGTGATGGCTCCGGCTACCAGCGACCGGTGACCCTGACCTCCGCGCCGTCAGCTCAGTGGTCGAGCAACGGATACCAGTTCTCGTACGGTCTTGCTCTCGATGGCGTGGGCGGATCGGCGGACAGCCCGGTGCCGGTGGTCCGCAGTGACCAGTCGTTCACCGTCGCCGCGTGGGTCAAGCCGAACAGCAACGGCCATCAGGCGATCCTGGTGCAGGACGGAAGCATCCGGTCCGCCTTCTTCCTCATGCTCGACGGTCCGACCGGCAAGTGGGTGGTCACCATGCCGACTGCCGACGCGAACACGGTGACCTGGCAGGCGGCCCACTCG
Proteins encoded in this region:
- a CDS encoding LamG domain-containing protein; the encoded protein is MSAEETALTAAKRSGRVVEVAGSTSEAARVVATPEGSLVLETYAAPRWASRRDGTGWQQIDTALRLDVDGVVPNATLADVRFSGGGTAPMVSVGVGGGQVALSWPEALPDPRLEGDTAIYESVRPQVDLRVRALSDGFTWSLVVHSAQAAMDPTLETLRFRLDTVGLTKRERSDGGFEILNAAGEQVLGAGNALMWDASGVTARPGARAAAPELREALETAPEQSQQAELPVNLDGDDLVIQPDLDLLRGAGTAYPVVIDPWTTIGKTYWGYAGSTGATRDDGVARVGLDPAGSGTYRSFFRFNLSALSGKSIRSVKFLTELTHSFSCSATPVNLWRSGDLPGAGKRAWPGPGLALWLEQRSGNAHKPSGSLECANDPQPDLPMEFSSANLKNDVTDHRGDGNYTLALSTRQSDGSSETTSTWWKKFDPAQTKLSVEYNTNPNTPTAAQLATHADYATAALACVTGTARPAVRSRFPWLKATVTDPDGGNGGTLSGVFSLQKWNGSAWAAVSGWPRTDAGVAPGARAEVQFTTETVNGEQYRWQAQTKDTLGGSSGLSPWCEFTVDYAPPSNGPSVTPADGLYLESPPYGTNQDKRGAKGFSGRFTFSANGVADVYDYVYQVSGGPQQTVLAASPGGAATVWVTPYREGENILTVWSRDQVGNTSDPYSYVFLVDGPTAEKAAWAMNEGTGTSLGNRIDGAPAATLQNGPAWTDTRLIGTHETRGRDRAVDFDGVDDLATTTGAVIDTTRSFSVAAWVRPDAIVGSHVVLSQPATNRSPFELQYYPTTQKWCFVTYSADAVNSTSNTTPACASAAVRVGVWTHLTAVYDVAAPQQLALYVNGVRDGTGSTAPMWASTGTFTIGAARNGSTTARFNGAIDDVRVWDRVLDPTVDIEPITSPVLTGQWEMEDYDEEDPRQEGDGSGYQRPVTLTSAPSAQWSSNGYQFSYGLALDGVGGSADSPVPVVRSDQSFTVAAWVKPNSNGHQAILVQDGSIRSAFFLMLDGPTGKWVVTMPTADANTVTWQAAHSTSLASLHVWTHLAAVYDAQTRELKLYVNGVLHATRTNVTAWHGGSAFHIGRSSGSYFLGATVDRVRTWAGTMSDNDIAGLHGEV